In Candidatus Saccharibacteria bacterium oral taxon 488, one DNA window encodes the following:
- a CDS encoding DUF3048 domain-containing protein, whose product MHIKNPRPATAAQKPTVKSAKLEPASPNAPAKKRSFAQWCKKHLWAIVLITASLVIAGIFIVAINSVQHDGGLPFFAAKKKPTKFYSPLTGLEVADEAATKQPVTAVMIENSPDARPQSGLSGAGIVYEAVAEGGITRFLAVYQGAKPGLIGPVRSLRLYYLSWGAQYQASIAHVGGSPNALDTVRSSGYRDIDQFFNGGSYWRASDRRAPHNVYTSGEKLDALNASKGFKESSFTGFKRSDGKPVETPNATTIQLNFSSGMYNTAYAYDKATNTYKRSLAGAPHADREGGQIAPHVVIALEAPVERRVGPDGYEDTVTIGSGKATVFQNGTATAITWKKDSLTAPLKLLDENGKDFTLGRGQTWIGVFTPGRGSVTWR is encoded by the coding sequence ATGCACATCAAGAATCCTCGCCCAGCCACCGCGGCCCAAAAACCGACGGTAAAATCAGCTAAACTTGAGCCGGCATCACCAAACGCCCCGGCCAAAAAACGCTCGTTTGCCCAGTGGTGCAAAAAGCATTTGTGGGCGATCGTCCTCATCACCGCCTCGCTGGTTATCGCTGGTATTTTCATCGTCGCTATCAATTCTGTCCAGCACGACGGTGGTCTGCCGTTTTTCGCCGCTAAGAAAAAGCCAACCAAATTCTACTCACCACTCACCGGTCTCGAGGTCGCTGATGAAGCAGCCACCAAGCAGCCCGTCACCGCCGTCATGATCGAGAACAGCCCTGATGCTCGCCCACAGTCCGGCCTCTCCGGAGCCGGTATCGTCTATGAGGCCGTCGCCGAGGGTGGCATCACGCGCTTCCTCGCTGTTTATCAGGGCGCTAAGCCCGGCCTCATCGGCCCAGTTCGTAGCCTCCGCCTTTACTATCTCAGCTGGGGCGCGCAGTACCAAGCCTCCATCGCCCACGTCGGCGGCAGCCCGAACGCTCTCGATACCGTCCGCAGCAGCGGCTACCGCGACATCGACCAGTTCTTTAATGGCGGCAGTTATTGGCGAGCCAGCGACCGCCGCGCCCCACACAATGTCTACACATCTGGCGAGAAGCTTGATGCTCTGAACGCCAGCAAAGGTTTCAAGGAATCATCATTTACTGGCTTCAAACGCAGCGATGGCAAGCCGGTCGAGACACCAAATGCCACCACTATCCAGCTCAACTTTAGCAGCGGCATGTACAATACCGCCTATGCTTATGACAAAGCGACCAACACCTACAAACGCTCACTAGCTGGCGCACCGCACGCCGACCGGGAAGGTGGCCAGATCGCCCCACATGTCGTCATCGCCCTTGAAGCGCCCGTCGAGCGACGCGTCGGGCCAGATGGCTACGAGGACACCGTCACCATTGGCTCGGGCAAGGCGACCGTCTTCCAGAACGGCACCGCTACCGCCATCACCTGGAAGAAAGATAGCCTCACCGCACCGCTCAAACTGCTTGACGAAAATGGCAAAGACTTTACCCTGGGTCGCGGCCAAACATGGATCGGCGTGTTTACGCCCGGGCGGGGATCCGTCACGTGGCGATGA
- a CDS encoding glutamate--tRNA ligase yields MTTRTRFAPSPTGFLHVGGIRTALFAFLVARQADGQFILRLEDTDKVREVAGSREHLIASLKALHLDYDEGPDIGGPHGPYIQSQRLEHYHQWAQKLIDTGRAYADPYTPEQIQAFRDAAQAEKRAFRYRDHRPDNPPAWDGTTPLRFKAEPKSYTYHDEVMGDVTTSPEVVDDFILIKSDGYPTYNFAHIIDDAEMNITHVIRGQEFISSMPNYLALYEALGLPRPVFAHLPHIMNEQGNKKLGKRDGAKDVLDYIRDGYLPEALDSFIATMGWNDGTEQETFTMSELTAKFSLSRVQRSGARFDEKRLLWTNGQFIRSLALDDLAERVNDFWPDSAAGADEGYRRRVLALAQDRVKTLRDLGGFGYFFAEPEINMELIDGNKQLKKLSEHERRELLETAQRELAMLTDWTPELVQTRLNELLEITGQKPGILFSLIRIAITWAPFSPQLSDTLALLGRERTLVRLERGITAFSAA; encoded by the coding sequence ATGACTACACGCACTCGTTTCGCACCCTCGCCAACAGGGTTTTTGCACGTTGGCGGCATTCGCACGGCATTATTTGCTTTTCTCGTCGCCCGGCAGGCTGATGGCCAATTTATCCTGCGCCTCGAAGACACTGACAAGGTCCGCGAAGTTGCCGGCAGCCGCGAGCATCTCATCGCCAGCCTCAAGGCGCTGCACCTCGACTACGACGAAGGACCGGACATTGGCGGGCCACACGGGCCGTACATCCAAAGCCAGCGGCTCGAGCATTACCACCAGTGGGCACAAAAATTAATTGATACCGGCCGCGCCTACGCTGATCCCTACACGCCCGAGCAAATCCAAGCGTTTCGTGACGCCGCTCAGGCCGAGAAGCGTGCCTTTCGCTACCGCGACCATCGCCCCGACAATCCACCAGCTTGGGATGGCACCACGCCGCTACGTTTCAAGGCTGAGCCCAAAAGCTACACCTATCACGACGAGGTCATGGGTGACGTCACCACCAGCCCCGAGGTCGTTGACGACTTCATCCTCATCAAGTCTGACGGCTACCCGACCTACAATTTTGCCCACATCATCGACGACGCCGAGATGAATATCACTCACGTCATTCGCGGCCAAGAATTCATCTCCAGCATGCCAAATTATCTGGCACTCTACGAAGCACTGGGCTTGCCGCGGCCCGTGTTCGCGCATCTGCCACACATCATGAACGAGCAGGGTAACAAGAAATTAGGCAAGCGCGACGGCGCCAAAGACGTGCTGGATTATATCCGTGATGGCTATCTGCCAGAGGCGCTGGATAGCTTTATCGCCACCATGGGCTGGAACGACGGCACCGAGCAAGAGACCTTCACCATGAGCGAATTGACCGCCAAATTCAGCCTCAGCCGCGTGCAGCGCTCGGGCGCTCGCTTTGACGAAAAGCGGCTGCTGTGGACGAATGGGCAGTTTATTCGCTCGCTCGCGCTGGATGATTTAGCCGAGCGGGTTAATGATTTTTGGCCGGACAGTGCCGCCGGAGCGGACGAGGGGTATCGCCGGCGCGTCCTAGCGCTGGCCCAAGACCGCGTAAAAACCCTGCGTGACCTCGGTGGATTTGGCTATTTTTTTGCGGAGCCTGAGATTAACATGGAGCTCATTGACGGTAACAAACAGCTCAAGAAATTATCTGAGCATGAGCGGCGCGAATTACTAGAAACTGCTCAGCGCGAGCTCGCCATGCTCACCGACTGGACGCCAGAATTAGTCCAGACTCGGCTAAACGAATTGCTAGAAATCACCGGCCAAAAGCCTGGCATTCTCTTTAGTCTCATCCGCATCGCCATCACCTGGGCACCGTTCAGCCCGCAGCTGAGTGACACGCTAGCACTGCTCGGCCGCGAGCGTACGTTGGTGCGACTTGAGCGGGGAATTACCGCGTTCTCGGCGGCGTAA
- a CDS encoding DUF4367 domain-containing protein yields MNKQTIHKTVHKTAGQKSTTLSRRHVAAPSHAKRRLASRPDITRDTSVPISVHVNKFAPSVPSVQLQPIKRDRPAEPHPTVVRAQARAAQQPHQTTRTATRHVPTTPHHHSTRIIQPNHLPAKQHTATLAPKPAAVLKNEAITEALQCATTPPKAPRRSKKPKSRIGRWLQVASVGLAIMLIGGYFTYLGMPNISTRIAAIQSGVNAKYPGYRPTGYALSGPITFKSGEVRMKFAYADGGQSYTITQQKSSLNSAALKETLTADGGDVQTTTAGGLTIYSTDRTATWINGGVLYQITLSGALSSEQVTKIATSL; encoded by the coding sequence ATGAACAAACAAACTATCCATAAAACCGTCCACAAAACTGCCGGTCAAAAATCAACGACGCTCAGCCGCCGCCACGTTGCTGCGCCGTCGCACGCCAAGCGTCGCCTGGCCAGCCGCCCCGACATTACGCGCGACACCTCCGTCCCGATAAGTGTCCATGTCAATAAATTTGCGCCGAGCGTGCCGAGTGTCCAGCTGCAGCCAATCAAGCGTGATCGTCCAGCCGAACCACACCCGACCGTTGTGCGTGCCCAAGCTCGTGCTGCCCAGCAACCCCATCAGACCACTCGAACCGCAACCCGCCATGTCCCGACCACACCGCACCATCACTCGACTCGTATCATCCAGCCAAACCACCTGCCGGCCAAACAACACACTGCCACCCTCGCGCCCAAGCCGGCCGCCGTTCTCAAAAACGAAGCCATTACCGAAGCCCTGCAGTGCGCCACCACCCCGCCAAAAGCGCCGCGCCGCAGCAAAAAACCAAAGAGCCGCATCGGTCGCTGGCTGCAAGTCGCCTCCGTCGGCCTGGCCATCATGCTGATCGGCGGCTATTTTACCTACCTCGGTATGCCTAACATCTCCACCCGCATTGCCGCCATCCAATCTGGTGTCAACGCCAAATACCCCGGCTATCGACCGACCGGCTATGCCCTCAGCGGCCCAATTACCTTCAAAAGCGGGGAAGTCCGCATGAAATTCGCCTACGCTGACGGCGGCCAATCCTACACCATCACCCAGCAAAAAAGTTCACTCAATTCCGCCGCCCTCAAAGAGACCTTGACCGCCGACGGCGGCGACGTCCAGACCACCACTGCCGGCGGCCTGACTATTTACAGCACCGACCGGACGGCCACCTGGATCAATGGCGGCGTCCTCTACCAGATCACCCTCAGCGGGGCACTGTCAAGCGAGCAAGTCACCAAAATCGCCACTAGTTTATAA
- a CDS encoding PEGA domain-containing protein has translation MYRKQKRGLELARRTLIYTIMVLAVCTLAFILIFHTLGYQLDLKTQTVEQRALVQYDSRPQGAQVFIDGTELGKTHIKGMLPEGQHQFSMRLDGYDEWRKVVEVKAGTLTWLSYARLVPSERVVSSVKEFSSLASVRFSPNWRFMLGVMQATDAPKIVWGDLRDSDKPKFNEVTLDTSVVAGYGGQSTAHALKIVEWDSGNRYAILKHTYVVEGQGEKVQWLKVDRENKTVVDIAKVIGLELREVRFLGESGNELYVLQSSGELRRADLNAATISAPLISHVQSFSVYGTDYITYVGTNGTSKLQLAGIWRKDWTEPVVVRRQTEAEASTPLMIKFSRYDNKDVLVVGVGSAVTLHMGAALDGSSSSASKLLSRVKSITAGEQLTELDLSGTGRFVLMRTGAGFMSYDIERQSVSHDTALPTGTVLDWLDDYHVWSVEGGKVVMREFDGANQSTMLEASEGFDVSLSHDGDWLYAFRRADNGAVTMSRLRMTIKR, from the coding sequence ATGTATCGAAAGCAAAAGCGCGGCCTAGAGCTTGCTCGCAGGACGCTAATCTACACAATTATGGTGCTGGCGGTGTGTACGCTGGCGTTTATTTTGATTTTTCATACGCTTGGGTATCAGCTGGATCTCAAGACGCAGACGGTTGAGCAGCGGGCGCTGGTGCAGTATGATTCACGGCCACAAGGTGCACAGGTGTTTATTGATGGTACGGAGCTTGGCAAGACACATATCAAGGGCATGCTTCCCGAGGGGCAGCATCAATTTTCCATGCGCCTGGACGGCTACGATGAGTGGCGCAAGGTTGTCGAGGTCAAGGCCGGGACACTGACTTGGCTATCGTACGCGCGGCTGGTGCCGAGTGAACGAGTGGTGAGTTCAGTCAAGGAATTTTCGTCGCTGGCCTCAGTGCGATTTTCGCCAAATTGGCGGTTCATGCTGGGCGTGATGCAAGCGACCGATGCACCAAAGATCGTTTGGGGCGATCTACGCGATTCGGATAAGCCAAAGTTTAACGAGGTAACATTGGACACCTCGGTGGTGGCGGGCTACGGCGGCCAGTCGACGGCGCATGCGCTCAAGATTGTCGAGTGGGATTCGGGTAATCGCTACGCCATTCTCAAACACACCTACGTGGTCGAAGGCCAAGGCGAAAAAGTCCAGTGGCTGAAAGTCGACCGCGAGAATAAAACAGTGGTTGATATCGCGAAAGTGATCGGGCTGGAGCTACGAGAAGTGCGCTTCCTCGGTGAGAGCGGTAATGAACTGTATGTACTGCAGTCAAGCGGCGAACTGCGGCGAGCGGACCTCAACGCGGCGACAATTTCTGCGCCGCTGATCAGTCATGTACAGTCATTCTCGGTGTACGGCACGGATTATATCACCTACGTCGGGACGAATGGCACAAGCAAGCTGCAGCTGGCGGGCATTTGGCGCAAGGACTGGACTGAGCCAGTGGTCGTGCGACGACAGACTGAGGCGGAGGCCTCGACGCCGTTGATGATCAAGTTCTCGCGCTATGACAATAAAGACGTGCTAGTGGTCGGCGTTGGCTCAGCGGTGACGCTACACATGGGTGCGGCGCTAGACGGGTCGAGTTCGTCAGCATCAAAGCTACTCAGCCGTGTCAAATCAATTACCGCCGGCGAGCAACTAACTGAACTAGATCTAAGCGGTACCGGGCGGTTCGTCTTGATGCGAACGGGGGCTGGCTTTATGAGCTATGACATTGAGCGGCAATCGGTGTCGCACGATACGGCGCTGCCGACGGGAACGGTACTTGACTGGCTGGATGATTATCATGTGTGGAGTGTTGAGGGCGGCAAGGTGGTGATGCGCGAATTCGACGGTGCTAATCAATCGACGATGCTCGAGGCCAGCGAAGGGTTTGATGTGTCACTGTCGCACGACGGTGACTGGCTGTATGCGTTCCGCCGAGCCGACAATGGTGCGGTAACGATGTCACGGCTGCGCATGACGATCAAGCGCTAA
- a CDS encoding sortase, whose protein sequence is MNPHDDQFGRRVGAPISSQPRPLTPPPRDYSGSQAAAANVIRDQINAIYGGRSTESTPHTTPVVQPRPTEQPHPEPTERTTVTPPPRTPSPHALNTAPPAAQPTQPATAPSPAHPAHITESPQPQPANKSTDKPTAAPPTTQPQPTAPAKTPTHQPQITADQWKQYHSSWQKYYQMYYERYYASHLDQKQQEFNRLVQSARDANTAAAPAMTDMLSAQSPIKRLRAQIQQTVRDKAKKVTKSRHFIPALAGVLVLLAFVFLQYNRVLFGIAAAYTTPGNVDPQNIIVNPASSAAVGPDPRLIIPKLNVDVPVIYGVNAADHNAQMKAMEKGAAHFSIAGANAVPGQIGNAVFSAHSSNDAFAPGDYKFVFAQNEKLVKDDIMYMHYQGKRYTYAVTKKEVVMPNEVSRVQIQTDKPMLTLISCVPLGTAEKRLLVFAEQISPDPSGATKSTEPVSTQSAAIPGKPSPTLLERLFGAKD, encoded by the coding sequence ATGAATCCACATGACGATCAGTTTGGCAGGCGAGTGGGAGCGCCAATCTCGAGTCAACCTCGTCCACTGACGCCGCCACCACGTGATTATTCTGGCTCGCAAGCTGCTGCCGCTAATGTTATTCGTGATCAAATTAATGCTATATATGGCGGTCGCAGCACCGAGTCCACGCCACACACCACACCGGTGGTTCAGCCGCGGCCCACGGAGCAGCCACATCCAGAACCGACCGAGCGCACCACTGTCACGCCGCCACCGCGCACGCCAAGCCCACACGCCCTGAACACCGCGCCACCGGCAGCACAACCGACCCAGCCAGCCACAGCGCCATCTCCTGCTCATCCCGCTCACATCACCGAGTCACCTCAGCCCCAGCCAGCGAACAAGTCAACGGACAAGCCCACCGCCGCGCCACCAACCACACAGCCGCAACCAACCGCTCCAGCAAAAACCCCCACTCATCAGCCGCAAATCACCGCCGACCAGTGGAAGCAGTACCACAGCTCGTGGCAAAAATACTACCAGATGTACTACGAGCGCTATTATGCCTCGCACCTCGATCAAAAGCAACAGGAATTTAACCGGCTGGTCCAGTCTGCTCGCGACGCTAACACCGCCGCCGCGCCGGCCATGACCGATATGTTGTCCGCCCAAAGCCCCATCAAGCGCCTCCGTGCCCAGATCCAGCAGACCGTCCGCGACAAGGCCAAAAAAGTCACCAAGTCACGCCATTTCATCCCGGCACTGGCGGGCGTGCTGGTGCTGCTAGCGTTCGTCTTTTTGCAGTACAACCGCGTTCTGTTCGGCATCGCCGCTGCCTACACCACCCCGGGCAATGTCGACCCACAAAACATCATCGTCAATCCAGCAAGCAGCGCCGCTGTCGGCCCCGACCCACGGCTGATCATCCCTAAACTCAACGTTGATGTACCGGTCATTTATGGCGTTAATGCGGCCGACCACAACGCTCAGATGAAGGCGATGGAGAAGGGTGCTGCTCACTTCTCGATCGCTGGTGCCAACGCCGTACCTGGCCAGATTGGTAATGCCGTGTTCTCGGCACACTCTTCTAACGACGCCTTTGCGCCTGGTGATTATAAGTTCGTCTTTGCCCAGAACGAAAAGCTCGTCAAAGACGACATCATGTATATGCATTACCAGGGCAAGCGCTACACCTACGCCGTCACCAAGAAAGAAGTCGTTATGCCAAATGAGGTCAGCCGCGTTCAAATCCAGACCGACAAGCCGATGCTCACCCTGATCAGCTGCGTACCACTTGGCACAGCCGAAAAGCGCCTGCTGGTATTTGCCGAGCAAATTAGCCCCGACCCATCTGGCGCTACTAAATCAACCGAGCCAGTCAGCACTCAGTCGGCCGCCATCCCTGGCAAGCCATCGCCAACATTACTCGAACGATTATTCGGTGCTAAAGACTAG
- a CDS encoding HAD-IB family hydrolase — protein sequence MKQQKFAVFDIDGTLIRGGLYRQLVLGLIDAGAIPEVHASIIQQKLLSWKRRESKDAYDEYEMSLVNAISSSLADIPTAVFDEVASSIAERELNHVYTYTRHRLRELKQAGYFLIAISGSQQELVEPFAKKYGFDAWAAQVYERQGDTFTGTITTKTYTNKDKILQGIIDKHGLTLAGSYAFGDSEGDRHLLAMVEHPVVFNPTEKLLEIAKTNSWPIVLERKSVVFELEKGERGYLLAQAGKI from the coding sequence ATGAAGCAGCAGAAATTCGCAGTTTTTGATATCGACGGTACGCTCATTCGCGGCGGGCTGTACCGGCAATTGGTGCTTGGGCTGATTGATGCTGGCGCCATCCCCGAAGTCCACGCCTCGATCATTCAGCAAAAATTACTCAGCTGGAAACGGCGAGAGTCAAAAGATGCCTATGATGAGTACGAAATGAGTTTGGTCAACGCTATTTCCAGCTCGCTCGCTGACATCCCGACCGCAGTGTTTGACGAGGTGGCGAGTAGTATCGCCGAGAGGGAGCTCAACCACGTCTACACCTACACGCGACATCGCCTGCGCGAGCTAAAGCAAGCGGGCTACTTCCTAATCGCTATCTCTGGCTCGCAGCAGGAGCTGGTCGAGCCATTTGCTAAAAAATACGGCTTTGATGCCTGGGCGGCCCAGGTGTATGAACGGCAGGGCGATACCTTTACCGGTACAATTACCACCAAGACGTATACCAATAAAGACAAGATCCTCCAGGGAATCATTGATAAGCACGGGCTAACGCTTGCTGGCAGTTATGCGTTTGGCGACAGCGAGGGCGACCGGCACCTCCTGGCGATGGTTGAACATCCCGTCGTGTTTAATCCCACGGAAAAGCTCCTTGAAATTGCCAAAACCAACAGCTGGCCAATTGTCCTGGAGCGTAAAAGCGTAGTATTTGAACTCGAGAAAGGCGAACGTGGATACCTTTTGGCGCAGGCAGGAAAAATCTAA
- a CDS encoding D-alanyl-D-alanine carboxypeptidase family protein: MKITKRLRERKLLLGLGAVLIIASSAVATYFTLRHFNPPRTTAQQPISQEQPAPTPKEKDPDGPKTPAPAAPITIALPNATPIPARIVNDADDADIWKIVNKSRAFANPRYQPNDLHLVSVPTLPGRGQDERSLRAVLMPDLEKLVAAAGNAGVTIYVGSGYRSYATQASLFASNVRQHGEAKANRFSSRPGHSEHQSGLAVDFGGIDRACWVEDCFEQTTASKWLAAHAHEYGFILRYPKGKEKITGYQYEPWHFRYVGRELAGALHQSGLTMEEAWSYIEKAMTKLKQRGTQ, translated from the coding sequence ATGAAAATTACCAAACGCTTGAGGGAACGTAAGCTGCTCCTTGGCCTGGGTGCCGTGCTGATCATCGCCAGTAGTGCTGTAGCGACTTATTTCACCCTCCGTCATTTCAACCCGCCGCGTACCACTGCCCAGCAGCCTATCAGCCAAGAGCAGCCCGCGCCGACACCCAAAGAAAAAGATCCCGACGGCCCGAAAACTCCAGCGCCAGCTGCACCAATTACCATCGCTCTGCCAAACGCTACACCGATCCCTGCGCGCATCGTTAATGATGCAGATGATGCTGACATCTGGAAAATTGTCAACAAATCCCGAGCCTTTGCCAATCCTCGTTACCAACCCAACGACCTCCACCTCGTCAGCGTGCCGACACTACCCGGCCGTGGCCAGGACGAGCGCTCGCTCCGCGCCGTGCTCATGCCTGACCTCGAGAAATTAGTCGCCGCTGCTGGTAATGCCGGTGTCACCATCTACGTCGGATCAGGCTACCGCAGCTATGCTACTCAGGCTTCACTTTTTGCTAGCAACGTTCGTCAGCACGGCGAAGCTAAGGCCAACCGGTTTAGCTCACGCCCCGGTCATAGCGAACACCAATCGGGCTTGGCCGTTGACTTTGGTGGCATCGATCGAGCTTGTTGGGTGGAGGACTGTTTTGAGCAAACCACTGCCAGCAAATGGCTGGCCGCCCACGCTCATGAATACGGCTTTATTCTGCGCTATCCGAAGGGCAAGGAAAAAATTACCGGCTATCAATACGAACCGTGGCATTTTCGCTACGTCGGGCGGGAGCTAGCGGGTGCCCTACATCAATCGGGCTTGACGATGGAGGAGGCTTGGTCGTATATTGAAAAGGCAATGACCAAACTCAAGCAGCGAGGAACACAATAA
- the xth gene encoding exodeoxyribonuclease III yields MRLFSWNVNGIRAVINKGEFARSLQTYDPDIVCLQETKAARDQVEINLPEYHEHFYSAAKKGYSGTAILSKIRPLHWRDGLPPAIIERFNLTGDQYGNPADEGRIITAEFDDFWVVTCYTPNSKGDLSRLKLRHEQWDPAVLAYLEELELVKPVLYCGDMNVAHQEIDLANPKSNVGKHGFTDEEREGFQNYLDAGFIDTFRAAFPEKTDAYTWWTHWANARARNVGWRIDYWLASREIAGHVTNPQIHAEQMGSDHCPVSIEVEV; encoded by the coding sequence ATGCGATTATTTTCCTGGAACGTCAATGGTATCCGCGCTGTCATCAACAAGGGCGAGTTTGCCCGCTCCCTGCAAACCTATGATCCGGATATTGTATGCCTCCAAGAGACCAAGGCCGCCCGCGACCAGGTAGAAATTAATCTGCCAGAGTATCACGAACATTTCTATTCAGCCGCCAAAAAAGGTTATTCCGGCACGGCGATTTTGTCGAAAATCCGGCCGCTGCACTGGCGCGATGGGTTGCCGCCGGCTATCATCGAGCGGTTTAATTTGACCGGCGATCAATATGGCAATCCAGCGGACGAGGGGCGCATCATCACTGCCGAGTTCGACGATTTTTGGGTGGTGACCTGCTATACACCAAATTCAAAGGGGGATTTGAGCCGGCTGAAATTACGCCATGAGCAGTGGGATCCAGCGGTGCTGGCGTATCTGGAGGAGTTGGAGTTAGTAAAACCAGTGCTGTACTGCGGCGATATGAACGTGGCGCATCAAGAAATTGACCTGGCAAATCCAAAGTCTAATGTCGGCAAGCACGGTTTCACTGACGAGGAGCGCGAGGGCTTTCAGAATTATCTGGACGCTGGATTTATCGACACCTTCCGGGCGGCGTTTCCTGAAAAGACCGACGCCTACACCTGGTGGACGCACTGGGCCAACGCCCGGGCGCGTAATGTCGGCTGGCGGATCGACTATTGGCTGGCATCGCGCGAAATCGCCGGGCATGTAACCAACCCGCAAATTCACGCCGAACAAATGGGTAGCGATCACTGCCCGGTAAGCATCGAGGTTGAGGTATGA
- a CDS encoding glycosyltransferase, which yields MTKKTSRIVVNMISESEFTVQGHGVHTAYKEITGALEKQPAIDIAINTNRSADIVHVQTVGMYALGRLLRKNGKKIVSAHLVPDSFIGSLRAAKYWKPVGKLWLKFFYSRADLVLACSKMVHDELVHDMKLSNVKVLYNTVDMARYRVTADDRRVARQALHLTERDFVVIGNGQVQPRKRLDTFISIARAMPDVTFYWIGGIPFKHLGAKYESMQKLINSVPPNLTVTGVIPLEDVRQYYMAADVFVLPATQENHPVCVLEAAGAGLPIVLRDIPQYDDTFRGSAVMAGTDEQFIQLVTRLRTDASFRQSAIHGAKKIAERFDSGAGAKRLVAMYQELLKEDEECA from the coding sequence ATGACTAAAAAGACATCCCGAATCGTGGTCAATATGATTTCGGAAAGTGAGTTTACGGTCCAAGGACATGGTGTACATACAGCTTATAAGGAGATTACTGGTGCCTTGGAAAAACAGCCTGCTATTGATATTGCCATTAACACTAATCGATCGGCAGATATAGTTCATGTACAGACAGTGGGTATGTATGCATTGGGACGGTTACTGCGCAAAAACGGTAAAAAAATTGTTTCAGCACACTTGGTACCAGATAGTTTCATTGGATCATTGAGAGCGGCCAAATACTGGAAGCCAGTTGGTAAATTGTGGCTAAAGTTCTTCTACAGCCGGGCCGACCTTGTGCTGGCCTGTTCCAAGATGGTACATGATGAGCTGGTTCATGACATGAAATTGTCTAACGTCAAGGTGTTATATAATACAGTTGACATGGCGCGATATCGGGTTACTGCTGATGATCGCCGTGTTGCGCGTCAAGCGTTACATCTGACAGAACGTGATTTCGTCGTCATCGGTAATGGCCAAGTGCAGCCTCGCAAACGACTTGATACCTTTATATCAATCGCTCGTGCAATGCCGGATGTTACGTTTTATTGGATTGGTGGTATTCCATTTAAACATCTTGGGGCTAAATACGAGTCAATGCAAAAACTTATTAATTCAGTTCCTCCTAACCTTACGGTAACCGGTGTTATACCGCTCGAAGATGTGCGTCAGTATTATATGGCGGCTGATGTGTTTGTATTGCCGGCTACTCAGGAAAATCATCCTGTGTGTGTACTGGAGGCAGCTGGTGCTGGATTGCCGATAGTATTGCGTGATATCCCGCAGTATGACGATACATTTCGTGGTTCGGCAGTTATGGCGGGTACTGATGAGCAGTTTATTCAATTAGTAACCCGTCTCAGAACAGATGCGTCTTTTCGCCAGTCAGCAATTCATGGTGCTAAAAAAATTGCTGAACGATTTGATAGCGGTGCTGGCGCCAAGCGCTTAGTCGCGATGTATCAAGAGTTGCTAAAAGAAGATGAGGAATGCGCGTAG